From Eleftheria terrae, the proteins below share one genomic window:
- the alr gene encoding alanine racemase: protein MPRPIQALIHTDALAHNLRVARAAAPDAKVWAVVKANAYGHGIERAYPGLQSADGFALLDLAEAERVRALGWRGPILLLEGCFEARDLELCSRLNLWHTVHTDEQIDWLATHKTTWPHRVFLKLNSGMNRLGFQPAAFRTAWMRLSGLTQVDEITLMTHFSDADGPRDVAHQMAAFEAACEGLPGERTLANSAATLRLAASRPEVRGDWVRPGIAVYGSSPDFPQHSIADWGLRPTQTLRSRLIAVQQLQAGASVGYGSTFTAASSMRIGVVACGYADGYPRHAPTGTPVLVDGVRTRLVGRVSMDMITVDLTPVPDAGCGSDVTLWGQGPHGTQLPIDEVARAAGTVGYELMCAVAPRVPVASAD from the coding sequence ATGCCACGTCCGATCCAAGCCCTCATCCACACCGATGCCCTTGCCCACAACCTGCGGGTGGCCCGCGCGGCCGCACCGGATGCCAAGGTCTGGGCGGTTGTCAAAGCCAATGCCTACGGGCATGGCATTGAGCGTGCCTACCCCGGCCTGCAGAGCGCCGACGGCTTTGCGCTGCTGGACCTGGCCGAGGCCGAGCGGGTGCGCGCGCTGGGCTGGCGCGGCCCCATCCTGCTGCTGGAAGGCTGCTTCGAAGCGCGCGACCTGGAGCTGTGCTCGCGCCTGAACCTCTGGCACACGGTGCACACCGACGAGCAGATCGACTGGCTGGCCACCCACAAGACGACTTGGCCGCACCGGGTCTTCCTCAAGCTCAACTCCGGCATGAACCGGCTCGGCTTCCAGCCGGCCGCCTTCCGCACCGCGTGGATGCGGCTGAGCGGCCTGACGCAGGTCGACGAGATCACGCTGATGACGCACTTCTCCGACGCCGACGGCCCGCGCGACGTGGCGCACCAGATGGCCGCCTTCGAGGCGGCCTGCGAAGGCCTGCCGGGCGAGCGCACGCTGGCCAACAGCGCCGCCACGCTGCGGCTGGCGGCCAGCCGGCCGGAGGTGCGCGGCGACTGGGTGCGCCCCGGCATCGCGGTCTACGGCTCCTCGCCCGACTTCCCGCAGCACAGCATTGCCGACTGGGGCCTGCGGCCGACCCAGACGCTGCGCTCCCGGCTGATCGCGGTGCAGCAGCTGCAGGCCGGCGCCAGCGTCGGCTATGGCAGCACCTTCACCGCCGCGTCCAGCATGCGCATCGGCGTGGTGGCCTGCGGCTATGCCGACGGCTACCCGCGCCACGCGCCCACCGGCACGCCGGTGCTGGTCGACGGCGTGCGCACGCGGCTGGTGGGCCGCGTCTCGATGGACATGATCACGGTCGACCTCACGCCGGTGCCCGATGCCGGCTGCGGCAGCGACGTGACGCTGTGGGGCCAGGGCCCGCATGGCACGCAGCTGCCGATCGACGAAGTGGCCCGTGCCGCCGGCACGGTGGGCTACGAGCTGATGTGCGCGGTGGCACCCCGGGTGCCGGTGGCCAGCGCCGACTGA
- the lplT gene encoding lysophospholipid transporter LplT: MKKGFYTIMSAQSFSSLADNALFVAAVELLRTSGAAEWQRAALVPMFALFYVVLAPFVGAFADCVPKGKVMFISNTIKVIGCLMMLFGTHPLMAYAIVGLGAAAYSPAKYGILTELLPPSQLVKANGWVEGLTIASIILGVVVGGQLLGPDMSALLLAIDLPLVDTGVDQPAEAAIASVILLYILAAGFNLYIPRTSALLQPLPGTLMELVRDFRTCNRRLWLDKLGQISLATTTLFWGVSGNLRYIVLAWAAAALAYDTTKGSLLVGVVAVGTAAGAVAASVGVRLDRAPGVIPLGIAMGLLLIVMNFIDNVYVAAPFLILLGGLGGYLVVPMNALLQHRGHNLMGAGRSVAVQNFNEQACILGLGAFYTAMTKLNMSAFGAITIFGLGVAGTMWLIRRWHQRNLVRHADEVEQLMALARSDHH; encoded by the coding sequence ATGAAAAAAGGCTTCTACACCATCATGTCGGCGCAGTCCTTCAGCTCGCTGGCCGACAACGCGCTTTTTGTCGCCGCGGTCGAATTGCTGCGCACCAGCGGCGCTGCTGAATGGCAGCGTGCGGCCCTGGTGCCGATGTTCGCCTTGTTCTACGTCGTGCTGGCCCCGTTCGTCGGCGCCTTCGCCGACTGCGTGCCCAAGGGCAAGGTGATGTTCATCTCGAACACCATCAAGGTCATCGGCTGCCTGATGATGCTGTTCGGCACCCACCCGCTGATGGCCTATGCCATCGTCGGCCTTGGCGCGGCCGCCTACTCGCCGGCGAAGTACGGCATCCTCACCGAGCTGCTGCCGCCGTCGCAGCTGGTCAAGGCCAATGGCTGGGTCGAGGGGCTGACCATCGCCTCCATCATCCTCGGCGTGGTGGTGGGCGGGCAGCTGCTGGGGCCGGACATGAGCGCGCTGCTGCTGGCCATCGACCTGCCGCTGGTCGATACCGGCGTGGACCAGCCGGCCGAGGCGGCCATCGCCTCGGTCATCCTGCTCTACATCCTCGCGGCCGGCTTCAATCTCTACATTCCCCGCACCTCGGCACTGCTGCAGCCGCTGCCCGGCACCCTGATGGAGCTGGTGCGCGACTTCCGCACCTGCAACCGCCGGCTGTGGCTGGACAAGCTGGGCCAGATCTCGCTGGCCACCACAACGCTGTTCTGGGGCGTCTCGGGCAACCTGCGCTACATCGTGCTTGCCTGGGCCGCGGCGGCGCTTGCCTACGACACCACGAAGGGCTCGCTGCTGGTGGGCGTGGTGGCGGTCGGCACGGCCGCGGGCGCGGTGGCCGCCTCGGTCGGCGTGCGGCTGGACCGGGCCCCGGGCGTGATCCCGCTCGGCATCGCGATGGGCCTGCTGCTGATCGTGATGAACTTCATCGACAACGTCTATGTGGCGGCGCCCTTCCTGATCCTGCTTGGCGGGCTGGGCGGCTACCTGGTGGTGCCGATGAACGCGCTGCTGCAGCACCGCGGCCACAACCTGATGGGTGCCGGCCGCTCGGTGGCGGTGCAGAACTTCAACGAACAGGCCTGCATCCTGGGGCTGGGCGCGTTCTACACCGCGATGACCAAGCTCAACATGTCGGCCTTCGGCGCCATCACCATTTTCGGCCTGGGCGTGGCTGGCACGATGTGGCTGATCAGGCGCTGGCACCAACGCAACCTGGTGCGCCATGCCGACGAGGTGGAGCAGCTGATGGCCCTGGCCCGCAGCGACCACCACTGA